A genomic stretch from Vicinamibacterales bacterium includes:
- a CDS encoding DmsE family decaheme c-type cytochrome has translation MSRHRWGWMVGAAVAFVASLGWSVASAKPPKPLDWVALNPAFAGATFVNDTATCATCHGEYLDAYGKTKHAKAFAAKSPDGTGECESCHGPRSKHIENPTAELKVVEARSQSLVCAQCHEGGARMGFKAGAHLNADVSCQSCHTVMTPKSERALLKTAKAADTCYTCHAEVRTDINKMSHHPVREGRMDCASCHNVHGSTPSLLTKATVNDTCFVCHTEKRGPYVWEHAPVRENCATCHTPHGSNNRNLLNAKDSFLCLSCHSYGGHINLPRYNRTSNPYGSGCVNCHTSVHGSNHPSGAKLTR, from the coding sequence ATGTCACGACATCGTTGGGGATGGATGGTCGGCGCCGCAGTCGCATTCGTGGCGTCGCTCGGCTGGAGCGTTGCCTCTGCGAAACCACCGAAGCCGCTCGACTGGGTGGCGCTGAACCCCGCGTTCGCGGGCGCCACTTTCGTCAATGACACCGCGACCTGTGCCACGTGTCACGGGGAGTACCTCGATGCCTACGGCAAGACGAAACACGCCAAGGCCTTCGCCGCGAAGTCGCCCGACGGCACCGGTGAATGCGAAAGCTGCCATGGTCCGCGCAGCAAGCACATCGAGAATCCGACAGCGGAACTCAAGGTCGTCGAGGCACGGTCGCAGTCGCTGGTCTGCGCCCAGTGCCATGAGGGCGGCGCCCGCATGGGATTCAAGGCGGGAGCGCACCTCAACGCCGACGTGAGCTGTCAGTCGTGCCACACGGTGATGACGCCGAAGAGCGAGCGGGCGTTGCTGAAGACGGCGAAGGCGGCCGACACCTGCTACACCTGCCACGCCGAGGTCCGCACCGACATCAACAAGATGTCGCACCACCCCGTCCGCGAAGGCCGCATGGACTGCGCCAGTTGTCACAACGTGCACGGATCGACCCCGAGCCTGCTGACCAAGGCCACCGTCAACGACACCTGCTTCGTGTGTCACACCGAGAAGCGAGGCCCGTATGTGTGGGAGCACGCGCCCGTGCGCGAGAACTGCGCGACGTGCCACACGCCGCACGGCTCCAACAACCGCAACCTGCTCAATGCCAAGGACTCGTTCCTGTGCCTCAGTTGCCATTCCTACGGCGGCCACATCAACCTGCCCCGCTACAACCGCACCAGCAATCCGTATGGCAGCGGCTGTGTGAACTGCCACACCAGCGTTCACGGGTCCAATCACCCGTCGGGCGCCAAGCTGACACGGTAG